A single Rhopalosiphum padi isolate XX-2018 chromosome 4, ASM2088224v1, whole genome shotgun sequence DNA region contains:
- the LOC132928248 gene encoding microsomal glutathione S-transferase 1-like, with protein sequence MLDNSTMGLLMISNPVFECYAFYSSILILKMIMMSFLTVLQRFRKKIFISPEDTAISKGGGEVKYDDPDIERVRRAHLNDLENIPIFLITGLLLVASKPPEMVANNLFRIYTFVRIMHTIAYAVFILPQPTRAILFIAGVVINIIMITYVILSMHNF encoded by the exons atgttagatAATTCTACCATGGGACTGTTAATGATATCAAACCCAGTGTTCGAATGTTATGCATTTTACAGtagtattcttattttaaaaatgattatgatGTCTTTTCTAACAGTACTTCAGCgttttagaaaaaaa ATTTTCATAAGCCCAGAAGATACTGCCATCAGCAAAGGAGGCGGGGAAGTTAAATATGATGATCCTGATATCGAAAGAGTAAGAAG GGCACATTTAAACGACTtggaaaatatacctatatttttaattactggaTTACTTTTAGTAGCCAGCAAACCTCCAGAAATGGTAGCTAACAATTTGTTCagaatttatacatttgtaagaATAATGCATACAATTGCTTATGCTGTGTTCATATTACCCCAACCTACAAgggcaatattatttattgcaggagtagttataaatattattatgataacttaTGTTATCTTAAGtatgcataatttttaa
- the LOC132928249 gene encoding uncharacterized protein LOC132928249, with amino-acid sequence MNDKLENEESIVLKFVQDFFVSYDINRHILHTFFPEDGTFIVLGNRMSGHSAIQQAMLTMATTTHQLFSIDIVSLNMPLPEQVSMYQVLCAGNVEFGGDAQIHGFTATLLVYFLRPNVLNVVSFNERCQWPKLS; translated from the coding sequence ATCTATTGTATTGAAATTTGTTCAAGATTTTTTCGTAAGCTACGACATAAATCGTCATATCCTCCACACATTTTTTCCAGAAGATGGTACATTCATTGTGCTTGGCAACCGTATGTCTGGCCATTCAGCCATTCAACAAGCTATGTTAACAATGGCTACAACAACTCACCAACTATTCAGTATTGATATTGTAAGTCTTAACATGCCACTGCCAGAACAAGTATCTATGTATCAAGTACTATGCGCTGGTAATGTTGAGTTTGGAGGTGATGCACAAATACATGGATTTACTGCTActcttttagtatattttttgagGCCCAATGTTTTGAATGTCGTATCATTTAATGAACGATGCCAGTGGCCTAAATtgtcttaa